Proteins encoded by one window of Arabidopsis thaliana chromosome 2, partial sequence:
- the BRL2 gene encoding BRI1-like 2 (BRI1-like 2 (BRL2); FUNCTIONS IN: protein binding, protein serine/threonine kinase activity, transmembrane receptor protein serine/threonine kinase activity, ATP binding; INVOLVED IN: in 7 processes; LOCATED IN: cellular_component unknown; EXPRESSED IN: 22 plant structures; EXPRESSED DURING: 13 growth stages; CONTAINS InterPro DOMAIN/s: Protein kinase, ATP binding site (InterPro:IPR017441), Serine/threonine-protein kinase domain (InterPro:IPR002290), Leucine-rich repeat-containing N-terminal domain, type 2 (InterPro:IPR013210), Leucine-rich repeat (InterPro:IPR001611), Serine/threonine-protein kinase-like domain (InterPro:IPR017442), Serine/threonine-protein kinase, active site (InterPro:IPR008271), Protein kinase-like domain (InterPro:IPR011009), Protein kinase, catalytic domain (InterPro:IPR000719), Leucine-rich repeat, typical subtype (InterPro:IPR003591), Tyrosine-protein kinase, catalytic domain (InterPro:IPR020635); BEST Arabidopsis thaliana protein match is: BRI1 like (TAIR:AT1G55610.2); Has 216585 Blast hits to 138440 proteins in 4665 species: Archae - 155; Bacteria - 20149; Metazoa - 71991; Fungi - 10737; Plants - 87183; Viruses - 376; Other Eukaryotes - 25994 (source: NCBI BLink).), whose amino-acid sequence MTTSPIRVRIRTRIQISFIFLLTHLSQSSSSDQSSLKTDSLSLLSFKTMIQDDPNNILSNWSPRKSPCQFSGVTCLGGRVTEINLSGSGLSGIVSFNAFTSLDSLSVLKLSENFFVLNSTSLLLLPLTLTHLELSSSGLIGTLPENFFSKYSNLISITLSYNNFTGKLPNDLFLSSKKLQTLDLSYNNITGPISGLTIPLSSCVSMTYLDFSGNSISGYISDSLINCTNLKSLNLSYNNFDGQIPKSFGELKLLQSLDLSHNRLTGWIPPEIGDTCRSLQNLRLSYNNFTGVIPESLSSCSWLQSLDLSNNNISGPFPNTILRSFGSLQILLLSNNLISGDFPTSISACKSLRIADFSSNRFSGVIPPDLCPGAASLEELRLPDNLVTGEIPPAISQCSELRTIDLSLNYLNGTIPPEIGNLQKLEQFIAWYNNIAGEIPPEIGKLQNLKDLILNNNQLTGEIPPEFFNCSNIEWVSFTSNRLTGEVPKDFGILSRLAVLQLGNNNFTGEIPPELGKCTTLVWLDLNTNHLTGEIPPRLGRQPGSKALSGLLSGNTMAFVRNVGNSCKGVGGLVEFSGIRPERLLQIPSLKSCDFTRMYSGPILSLFTRYQTIEYLDLSYNQLRGKIPDEIGEMIALQVLELSHNQLSGEIPFTIGQLKNLGVFDASDNRLQGQIPESFSNLSFLVQIDLSNNELTGPIPQRGQLSTLPATQYANNPGLCGVPLPECKNGNNQLPAGTEEGKRAKHGTRAASWANSIVLGVLISAASVCILIVWAIAVRARRRDADDAKMLHSLQAVNSATTWKIEKEKEPLSINVATFQRQLRKLKFSQLIEATNGFSAASMIGHGGFGEVFKATLKDGSSVAIKKLIRLSCQGDREFMAEMETLGKIKHRNLVPLLGYCKIGEERLLVYEFMQYGSLEEVLHGPRTGEKRRILGWEERKKIAKGAAKGLCFLHHNCIPHIIHRDMKSSNVLLDQDMEARVSDFGMARLISALDTHLSVSTLAGTPGYVPPEYYQSFRCTAKGDVYSIGVVMLEILSGKRPTDKEEFGDTNLVGWSKMKAREGKHMEVIDEDLLKEGSSESLNEKEGFEGGVIVKEMLRYLEIALRCVDDFPSKRPNMLQVVASLRELRGSENNSHSHSNSL is encoded by the coding sequence ATGACTACTTCACCAATCCGGGTTCGGATCCGGACTCGGATCCAAAtctccttcatcttcctccttACCCATCTCTCACAATCTTCCTCCTCCGACCAATCTTCACTCAAAACCGACTCATTATCACTCCTCTCTTTCAAAACAATGATCCAAGATGATCCAAACAACATTCTCTCAAACTGGTCACCTCGTAAATCCCCTTGTCAATTCTCCGGCGTCACTTGTCTCGGAGGAAGAGTCACCGAGATTAATCTCTCCGGTAGTGGCCTCTCCGGAATCGTCTCCTTCAATGCTTTCACCTCTCTTGattctctctctgttctcaAACTCTCAGAGAACTTCTTCGTCTTAAACTcaacctctcttcttcttcttcctttaacCCTAACTCATCTCGAACTCTCTTCCTCCGGTTTAATCGGAACCCTCCCTGAaaatttcttctccaaataCTCAAATCTTATTTCCATCACCCTCTCTTACAATAACTTCACCGGAAAGTTACCTAATGATCTTTTCTTAAGCAGCAAGAAACTCCAAACCCTTGATCTTTCTTACAACAACATTACCGGTCCAATCTCCGGTTTAACcattcctctttcttcttgcgTCTCCATGACCTATCTCGATTTCTCCGGTAACAGTATCTCCGGCTATATCTCTGACTCACTCATCAACTGCACCAACCTCAAAAGCTTGAATCTTTCTTACAACAACTTCGATGGGCAGATTCCAAAATCTTTCGGTGAGCTTAAACTCTTACAAAGTTTGGATCTTTCTCATAACCGACTCACCGGTTGGATCCCGCCGGAGATCGGAGATACTTGCCGGTCATTACAAAACCTCCGGCTTTCTTACAACAACTTCACTGGTGTGATCCCTGAGTCGTTGTCCTCATGTTCTTGGCTACAAAGTCTTGACCtttcaaacaacaacatctCCGGTCCGTTTCCGAACACTATCCTCCGGAGTTTTGGATCTCTTCAAATCTTACTTCTCAGCAACAACTTAATCTCCGGTGACTTTCCGACTTCAATCTCTGCTTGTAAGAGCTTGAGAATCGCTGACTTCAGCTCGAATCGATTCTCCGGTGTGATTCCACCGGATTTATGTCCCGGAGCAGCTTCATTAGAAGAGCTAAGACTCCCGGATAATCTCGTCACCGGAGAGATTCCACCGGCGATATCTCAATGCTCTGAGCTACGAACGATTGATCTCAGTCTCAATTATCTCAACGGTACAATCCCACCGGAGATCGGAAACCTCCAGAAACTCGAGCAATTCATAGCTTGGTACAACAACATCGCCGGAGAAATCCCACCGGAGATCGGAAAACTACAAAACCTAAAAGATTTGATCCTCAACAACAATCAACTCACCGGAGAAATCCCACCGGAATTTTTCAATTGCAGTAACATCGAATGGGTCTCATTCACAAGCAACAGATTAACCGGAGAAGTGCCTAAAGATTTCGGAATCCTTTCCCGGTTAGCCGTTCTTCAGCTCGGTAACAACAATTTCACCGGAGAAATCCCACCGGAGCTAGGAAAATGCACAACTCTGGTTTGGCTTGATCTTAACACAAACCACTTAACCGGTGAAATCCCTCCCCGGTTAGGTCGTCAACCCGGTTCAAAAGCACTTTCCGGTTTACTCTCAGGAAACACAATGGCTTTTGTTAGAAACGTTGGAAACTCATGTAAAGGTGTTGGAGGTTTGGTTGAGTTCTCAGGGATCAGACCAGAGAGGCTTCTTCAGATTCCATCTCTTAAAAGCTGTGACTTCACAAGAATGTATTCAGGTCCAATTTTGAGTCTATTCACAAGATATCAAACCATTGAGTATCTTGATCTTTCTTATAATCAGCTTAGAGGTAAAATCCCTGATGAGATTGGAGAAATGATTGCTCTTCAAGTTCTTGAGCTTTCTCATAATCAACTCTCCGGCGAGATTCCGTTTACGATTGGTCAGCTCAAGAATCTCGGTGTTTTCGATGCTTCGGATAATCGGTTGCAGGGTCAAATCCCTGAATCTTTCTCGAATTTGTCTTTCTTGGTGCAGATTGATTTGTCGAATAACGAGTTAACTGGTCCGATTCCTCAGAGAGGTCAGTTAAGCACGCTTCCGGCGACTCAGTACGCGAATAATCCGGGGCTTTGCGGTGTTCCTTTACCGGAATGTAAGAATGGAAACAATCAGCTTCCTGCTGGAACAGAGGAAGGGAAACGTGCTAAGCACGGAACTAGGGCAGCTTCTTGGGCGAATAGCATTGTTTTGGGAGTGTTGATTTCCGCTGCTTCGGTTTGTATTTTAATCGTTTGGGCGATTGCGGTTCGTGCGAGGAGGAGAGATGCGGATGATGCGAAGATGCTTCACAGTTTGCAGGCGGTTAATTCCGCCACTACATGGAAGatagagaaggagaaagagccGTTGAGTATTAATGTAGCGACGTTTCAGCGACAGTTGAGAAAGCTTAAGTTTTCGCAGCTTATCGAGGCGACAAACGGATTCTCAGCCGCGAGTATGATCGGACACGGCGGATTCGGTGAGGTTTTTAAGGCGACGCTTAAAGACGGGTCTTCCGTGGCGATCAAGAAGCTCATTAGACTTAGTTGTCAAGGAGATCGAGAGTTCATGGCAGAAATGGAAACCTTAGGGAAGATCAAACACCGAAACCTCGTACCGCTCTTGGGATACTGTAAAATCGGGGAAGAGAGATTGCTTGTTTACGAGTTTATGCAATACGGAAGCCTCGAGGAGGTGCTTCACGGACCAAGAACAGGCGAAAAACGGAGGATTTTAGGTTGggaagagaggaaaaagatTGCAAAAGGAGCAGCAAAAGGACTTTGTTTCTTGCATCACAATTGTATCCCTCACATAATCCACCGCGACATGAAATCGAGCAACGTGCTTCTCGATCAAGACATGGAAGCAAGAGTTTCAGATTTCGGAATGGCGAGACTGATCAGCGCATTAGACACACATTTGAGTGTAAGTACCTTGGCAGGCACGCCAGGTTACGTACCACCAGAGTATTACCAAAGTTTCAGATGTACCGCAAAAGGCGACGTGTACTCAATCGGAGTAGTGATGCTCGAGATCTTAAGCGGGAAAAGACCAACGGATAAAGAAGAGTTTGGTGATACGAATTTAGTAGGTTGGTCGAAGATGAAGGCAAGAGAAGGGAAACACATGGAAGTGATTGATGAAGACCTTCTAAAAGAAGGTTCTTCGGAGTCTCTGAATGAGAAAGAAGGTTTTGAAGGAGGAGTGATTGTGAAAGAAATGTTGAGGTATTTGGAGATAGCGTTACGGTGCGTTGACGATTTCCCATCAAAGAGACCTAATATGTTACAAGTTGTTGCTTCGTTGAGAGAACTTCGTGGAAGTGAAAATAATAGTCACAGTCACAGTAACAGCTTGTAA
- the TET14 gene encoding tetraspanin14 (tetraspanin14 (TET14); FUNCTIONS IN: molecular_function unknown; INVOLVED IN: biological_process unknown; LOCATED IN: endomembrane system; EXPRESSED IN: flower, carpel; EXPRESSED DURING: petal differentiation and expansion stage; BEST Arabidopsis thaliana protein match is: tetraspanin15 (TAIR:AT5G57810.1); Has 57 Blast hits to 57 proteins in 12 species: Archae - 0; Bacteria - 0; Metazoa - 0; Fungi - 0; Plants - 57; Viruses - 0; Other Eukaryotes - 0 (source: NCBI BLink).): protein MKSQSHKPWNLVAGIFFPIITFFLSAPLVGHALYLFCMRNDHVYYRDFQSTLPRVQTLVSVSLLALFLLSNIGMFLRPRRLSYFLVIVFFIGFAYSGVYKMESRRFSPTPMCFKGEYNNGQGERKTEQYQVVKIEQSQGRLQRVHLRFVNSYALPPYDRRLLPSVKTGCCNRPGNCKLETVNATLWVTRNREGPPLETAMIYDRYGGNADIKDYYDMWRHELSVLYYDCMTCQVRIIKSPRLRKWWQFGVFLSSLTSLFR, encoded by the exons ATGAAGTCACAAAGCCATAAGCCATGGAATCTAGTCGCCGGAATCTTCTTTCCGATCATCACTTTCTTCCTCTCGGCTCCTCTTGTCGGCCACGCCTTGTATCTCTTCTGCATGCGTAACGACCACGTTTACTACCGCGACTTCCAAAGTACGTTACCACGTGTACAAACACTCGTCAGCGTCTCTCTCCTCGCCTTGTTCCTCCTTAGCAACATCGGTATGTTTCTCCGACCACGACGGCTCAGCTACTTCCTAGTTATTGTCTTCTTCATAGGTTTTGCTTACTCCGGTGTGTACAAGATGGAAAGCCGGCGGTTTTCTCCGACACCAATGTGTTTCAAGGGAGAATATAATAATGGACAAGGAGAACGTAAAACAGAACAATATCAAGTGGTTAAGATAGAACAAAGTCAAGGACGCTTGCAAAGAGTTCACTTGCGGTTTGTCAACAGCTATGCCTTGCCACCGTATGATAGAAGATTGTTACCATCTGTTAAG ACTGGATGCTGCAATCGGCCAGGGAATTGCAAACTAGAGACGGTCAATGCAACATTGTGGGTTACAAGAAATCGTGAAGGACCACCTTTGGAAACGGCAATGATCTATGATCGTTACGGTGGCAATGCAGACATAAAGGATTATTACGATATGTGGAGACACGAGTTAAGTGTGTTGTACTATGATTGTATGACTTGTCAGGTTAGGATCATTAAGTCTCCAAGGCTGCGCAAATGGTGGCAGTTCGGTGTTTTCTTATCTTCCCTCACCTCTTTGTTTAGATAG
- a CDS encoding Endomembrane protein 70 protein family (Endomembrane protein 70 protein family; INVOLVED IN: transport; LOCATED IN: integral to membrane, Golgi apparatus, plasma membrane, plant-type cell wall; EXPRESSED IN: 26 plant structures; EXPRESSED DURING: 15 growth stages; CONTAINS InterPro DOMAIN/s: Nonaspanin (TM9SF) (InterPro:IPR004240); BEST Arabidopsis thaliana protein match is: Endomembrane protein 70 protein family (TAIR:AT1G14670.1); Has 1574 Blast hits to 1528 proteins in 319 species: Archae - 0; Bacteria - 2; Metazoa - 611; Fungi - 238; Plants - 459; Viruses - 0; Other Eukaryotes - 264 (source: NCBI BLink).), translating to MRLPTTLLLFIGALIFSGAGTVRSDASDHRYKDGDSVPLYANKVGPFHNPSETYRYFDLPFCIPEGVKDKKEALGEVLNGDRLVSAPYKLNFRDEKDSEVYCKKKLSREEVEHFRRAVEKDYYFQMYYDDLPIWGFIGKVDKESKSDPSEFKYFLYKHIQFEILYNKDRVIEINARMDPHSLVDLTEDKEVDAEFMYTVKWKETETSFEKRMDKYAMSSSLPHHLEIHWFSIINSCVTVLLLTGFLATILMRVLKNDFMKYAQDEEAADDQEETGWKYIHGDVFRFPKNKSLFAASLGSGTQLFTLTIFIFMLSLVGVFYPYNRGALFTALVVIYALTSGIAGYTASSFYCQLEGKNWVRNLLLTGGLFCGPLFLTFCFLNTVAIAYSATAALPFGTIIVIVLIWTLVTSPLLVLGGIAGKNSKAEFQAPVRTTKYPREIPPLPWYRSAVPQMAMAGFLPFSAIYIELYYIFASVWGHRIYTIYSILFIVFIILLIVTAFITVALTYFQLAAEDHEWWWRSFLCGGSTGLFIYAYCLYYYYARSDMSGFMQTSFFFGYMACICYGFFLMLGTVGFRAALLFVRHIYRSIKCE from the exons ATGAGATTACCAACGACGCTGCTCCTCTTTATCGGAGCTCTCATCTTCTCCGGCGCCGGTACTGTCAGATCCGATGCCTCCGACCACCGTTACAAGGACGGTGACTCCGTTCCTCTCTACGCCAACAAGGTCGGCCCCTTTCACAATCCCAG TGAGACGTATCGCTATTTCGATCTCCCCTTTTGTATTCCAG AGGGTGTGAAAGATAAGAAGGAAGCTCTTGGTGAGGTTTTGAATGGGGATAGGCTTGTTAGTGCTCCATACAAGCTTAACTTTAGAGATGAGAAAGACTCAGAGGTGTACTGTAAAAAGAAGCTTAGTAGAGAAGAAGTTGAACACTTTCGAAGAGCTGTTGAAAAAGATTATTACTTTCAGATGTATTATGATGATTTGCCTATTTGGGGATTCATTGGGAAGGTGGACAAAGAGAGCAAATCTGATCCTAGcgagtttaaatattttctctaCAAACACATCCAGTTTGAGATTTTGTACAATAAGGATCGGGTGATTGAAATCAATGCTAGAATGGATCCTCATTCGCTTGTGGATCTTACTGAGGATAAGGAAGTCGATGCTGAGTTTATGTACACTGTGAAGTGGAAGGAAACTGAGACttcttttgagaaaagaaTGGATAAGTATGctatgtcttcttctcttccacatCACTTGGAAATCCACTGGTTCTCCATTATTAACTCCTGCGTCACTGTCCTTCTTTTGACTGGTTTCCTTGCAACCATCCTGATGCGGGTCCTCAAGAATGATTTCATGAA GTATGCTCAAGATGAGGAAGCTGCTGATGATCAAGAGGAAACCGGATGGAAATACATTCATGGAGATGTCTTCCGGTTCCCAAAGAACAAATCTCTCTTTGCTGCATCTCTTGGTAGCGGTACCCAGTTGTTCACTCT GACCATCTTCATTTTCATGCTTTCACTTGTTGGAGTGTTCTATCCATACAACCGTGGAGCACTCTTCACTGCTTTGGTCGTTATCTATGCTCTCACATCTGGAATTGCCGGATACACTGCCTCCTCTTTCTACTGTCAACTCGAAGGAAAGAATTGG GTGAGAAATTTGCTGCTAACTGGAGGTCTCTTCTGTGGCCCACTATTTCTCACCTTCTGCTTCCTAAACACCGTTGCAATCGCATACAGTGCAACTGCCGCTCTTCCCTTTGGAACCATCATAGTGATCGTCCTCATATGGACACTAGTCACTTCGCCTTTACTTGTGTTGGGTGGTATTGCCGGTAAAAACAGCAAAGCTGAGTTCCAAGCTCCAGTCCGCACCACTAAGTATCCTCGGGAGATCCCGCCACTCCCATGGTACAGGAGTGCTGTACCGCAGATGGCCATGGCTGGATTTCTTCCTTTCAGTGCCATCTACATCGAGCTATATTACATCTTTGCCAGTGTTTGGGGCCATCGTATCTATACCATTTACAGCATCctcttcatcgtcttcatcatcctGTTGATCGTCACTGCTTTTATAACAGTTGCCCTTACTTACTTCCAACTCGCTGCTGAAGATCATGAATGGTGGTGGAG ATCATTCCTATGTGGTGGATCGACTGGTCTGTTTATATATGCGTACTGCTTATACTACTACTACGCAAGATCAGACATGTCTGGTTTCATGCAaacatccttcttcttcgggTACATGGCTTGCATTTGTTACGGTTTCTTCCTCATGCTTGGAACCGTTGGCTTCCGCGCTGCTCTCCTCTTCGTCCGCCACATTTACCGGTCGATTAAATGCGAGTAA